In Phaseolus vulgaris cultivar G19833 chromosome 10, P. vulgaris v2.0, whole genome shotgun sequence, a single genomic region encodes these proteins:
- the LOC137818106 gene encoding disease resistance protein RUN1-like produces MEFSSSSSSSSSFLKSEPQFIYDVFINSWGKEIGRKLVSHLHSVLLQAQVKTLIKEENLQEGMDLDEHTREIAASKIAIIVFSKSYTESTYCLLQLEKIIECYETFGQIVLPIFYEIGPLDVRDQKDDLGKALKEAAHKSYSGEQLEHALSRWSRALTTAAGISGWDVRNFRHDAELVERIVSRVRELLDYKDLSITQFPVGLESHVEKVIGYIENHSSKVCMIGIWGMGGSGKTTIAKAIYNRIYRPFIGKSLTQSIREFWDPKTRPIDLQESLLCDVLKPKPDMKFFGIGRTRIKDKLSRKKLLIVLDDMNEFDYLENVCGNREWFGQGTVIIITTRDVNVLNLLKVDYVYKMDHMNENESLELFSWHAFGEAKPRKDFNELARHTVAYCGGLPQALTILGSFLCDKTMKEWESASSKLKRIPMDQVQNILKIIFDGLRNHMEKDVFLDICFSFSSERGYVTDTK; encoded by the exons ATGGAGTTCTCTTCTTCGTCGTCATCATCTTCATCCTTCTTAAAATCAGAACCCCAGTTCATATACGATGTGTTCATTAACTCTTGGGGAAAAGAAATCGGTAGAAAGTTGGTTTCTCATCTCCATTCTGTCCTTTTACAAGCTCAAGTCAAAACTTTGATTAAGGAGGAGAATCTGCAGGAGGGAATGGACCTGGATGAACACACGCGAGAAATAGCAGCCTCTAAGATTGCAATAATCGTTTTCTCTAAATCATACACTGAATCTACCTACTGTCTTCTTCAGCTTGAAAAAATCATTGAATGCTACGAAACTTTTGGGCAAATAGTTCTGCCCATATTTTACGAGATTGGCCCATTGGACGTACGCGATCAGAAGGATGATTTGGGAAAAGCGTTGAAAGAAGCTGCACACAAAAGCTATTCAGGAGAGCAACTGGAGCATGCATTATCCAGGTGGAGCCGTGCACTCACCACAGCTGCAGGTATCAGTGGTTGGGATGTCAGAAATTTCAG GCATGATGCTGAACTTGTGGAGCGAATTGTTAGCCGCGTTCGTGAATTGCTGGACTATAAAGACTTGTCCATTACCCAATTTCCTGTTGGATTAGAGTCGCACGTGGAAAAGGTGATTGGATATATTGAAAATCATTCCTCCAAAGTGTGTATGATAGGGATATGGGGAATGGGAGGATCAGGAAAAACTACCATAGCTAAAGCCATCTATAATCGAATTTATCGTCCATTCATTGGTAAGAGTCTTACTCAAAGTATTAGAGAATTTTGGGATCCTAAAACAAGGCCTATTGATTTGCAAGAAAGTCTTCTCTGTGATGTCCTAAAACCCAAGCCCGACATGAAATTCTTTGGGATTGGAAGAACTAGGATCAAGGATAAACTTTCTCGAAAAAAGTTGCTGATTGTGCTTGATGATATGAATGAGTTTGACTACTTAGAAAACGTATGCGGGAATCGTGAATGGTTCGGTCAAGGAACTGTGATAATCATTACAACTAGAGATGTTAATGTACTGAACCTACTCAAAGTTGATTATGTTTATAAAATGGATCATATGAACGAAAATGAGTCCCTTGAGCTTTTTAGTTGGCATGCCTTTGGAGAAGCAAAACCAAGAAAAGACTTTAATGAACTTGCAAGACACACAGTTGCTTATTGTGGAGGACTACCACAAGCTCTTACTATCCTTGGTTCCTTTTTATGTGATAAGACAATGAAAGAGTGGGAAAGTGCATCGtcaaaactaaaaagaattCCCATGGATCAAGTTCAAaacatattgaaaataatatttgacGGTTTACGCAATCACATGGAAAAGGATGTATTTCTTGATATATGTTTTTCCTTTTCGTCAGAGAGAGGCTATGTCACAGATACTAAATGA
- the LOC137818104 gene encoding disease resistance protein RUN1-like, translating to MQISSSSSSSSSFLKSEPQFRYDVFINFWGADIGRKLVSHLHSVLLQAQVKTLIKEENLQEGMELEEHMRAIAATKIAIIVFSKSYTESTCCLFQLEKIIECFETFGQIILPIFYEVDPLNLSYQVDFGFGNACEELIDHKSYPLMFRWRRALNTAAGISGLDVRDFRHDAELVEKVVFRVFELLDYKDFSITQFPVGLEWHVEKVIGCIENHSTKVCMIGIWGMGGSGKTTLAKAIYNRIYPPFIGKSFMENIREVWDPAGHVDLQTMQLKVEVGSVGMGKTMLENGLSRKRVLIVLDDVNKFDQLEKLSWNRDWFGQGTVIIITTRDVHLLNRLKVDYVYKMDVMNENESLELFSWHAFRKAKPREDFNELARNMVAYCRGLPLALEVLGSFLCDKTMEEWESVLPKAKVIPIHQIQEKLRKSYDGLSNMEKDIFLDVCCFFVGKDRGYVTDILNGCELHADIGITVLIERGLIKVERNNKLEMHPLFRDMGREIIRQSWPNEPGKRSRLWFQDDVQHVLKKMTGTEATQGLSLKLHSTSTDCFKARAFKKMKRLRLLQLDHVKLTGDYGYLSKQLRWICWQGFPSKYIPNNFHMENVIAIDLKHSHLQLVWKQPQVLKWLKFLNLSHSKFLRETPDFSGLPSLEKLILKDCPSLCTVHQSIGDLHNLLLLNLKDCTSLSNLPIEIYKLKSLRTFILSGCFKVNILEEDIAQMKSLITLVAENTAVKTSVL from the exons ATGCAGATCTCTTCTTCgtcttcatcatcttcatccTTCTTAAAATCAGAACCCCAGTTCAGATACGATGTGTTCATCAACTTTTGGGGAGCAGACATCGGTAGAAAGTTGGTTTCTCATCTCCATTCTGTCCTTTTACAAGCTCAAGTCAAAACTTTGATTAAGGAGGAGAATCTGCAGGAGGGAATGGAGCTGGAAGAACACATGCGAGCAATAGCAGCCACTAAGATTGCAATAATCGTTTTCTCCAAATCATACACTGAATCTACCTGCTGTCTTTTTCAGCTTGAAAAAATCATTGAATGCTTCGAAACATTTGGTCAAATAATTCTTCCCATATTTTACGAGGTTGACCCATTGAATTTAAGTTATCAGGTTGATTTCGGTTTCGGAAATGCGTGTGAAGAATTAATTGACCACAAAAGCTATCCATTAATGTTCAGGTGGAGACGTGCACTCAACACAGCGGCAGGTATCAGTGGTTTGGATGTCAGAGATTTCAG GCATGATGCTgaacttgtggagaaagttgtTTTCCGCGTTTTTGAATTGCTGGACTATAAAGACTTCTCTATTACCCAATTTCCTGTTGGATTAGAGTGGCACGTGGAAAAGGTGATTGGATGTATTGAAAATCATTCCACCAAAGTGTGTATGATAGGGATATGGGGAATGGGAGGGTCAGGTAAAACTACCTTAGCCAAAGCCATCTATAATCGAATTTATCCTCCATTCATTGGTAAGAGTTTTATGGAAAATATTAGAGAAGTTTGGGATCCAGCAGGGCATGTTGATTTGCAGACCATGCAACTCAAGGTCGAGGTGGGAAGCGTTGGGATGGGAAAAACTATGCTCGAGAATGGACTTTCTAGAAAAAGGGTGCTGATTGTGCTTGATGATGTGAATAAGTTTGACCAATTAGAAAAACTAAGCTGGAATCGTGATTGGTTCGGTCAAGGAACTGTGATAATCATTACAACTAGAGATGTTCATCTACTGAACCGACTCAAAGTTGATTATGTTTATAAAATGGATGTTATGAATGAAAATGAGTCCCTTGAGCTTTTTAGTTGGCATGCCTTTAGAAAAGCAAAACCAAGAGAAGATTTTAATGAACTTGCAAGAAACATGGTTGCTTATTGTAGAGGACTACCACTAGCTCTTGAGGTTCTTGGTTCCTTTTTATGTGATAAGACAATGGAAGAGTGGGAAAGTGTATTGCCAAAAGCAAAAGTAATTCCCATTCATCAAATTCAAGAGAAATTGAGAAAAAGTTATGACGGTTTAAGCAATATGGAAAAGGACATATTTCTTGATGTATGTTGTTTCTTTGTTGGTAAAGACCGAGGTTATGTCACAGATATATTAAATGGATGTGAACTACATGCTGATATTGGAATAACAGTTCTCATAGAACGTGGTCTTATAAAAGTTGAAAGGAACAACAAACTTGAAATGCATCCTTTGTTTCGAGACATGGGAAGAGAAATTATTCGTCAGAGTTGGCCAAACGAACCAGGGAAAAGGAGTCGATTGTGGTTTCAGGATGATGTACAACATGTACTGAAAAAGATGACT GGGACAGAAGCTACCCAGGGATTGTCCCTGAAACTGCATTCGACAAGCACAGATTGTTTCAAAGCTCGTGCTTTCAAGAAAATGAAGAGATTAAGACTGCTACAACTGGATCATGTAAAACTTACTGGAGATTATGGGTACCTTTCTAAACAATTGAGATGGATTTGTTGGCAAGGGTTTCCTTCCAAGTACATACCAAATAACTTTCATATGGAAAATGTAattgcaattgatttaaaaCATAGTCATCTTCAACTCGTCTGGAAACAACCCCAG GTTTTAAAGTGGCTAAAATTCCTTAATCTTAGTCACTCCAAGTTTTTGAGAGAAACACCTGACTTTTCAGGACTACCAAGTCTTGAAAAGCTCATTCTAAAAGATTGCCCAAGTTTGTGCACGGTACACCAATCCATTGGAGATCTCCACAATCTACTTCTGTTAAATTTGAAAGACTGCACAAGTCTAAGCAATCTCCCCATAGAGATATATAAGTTGAAATCTTTAAGAACTTTCATCCTCTCTGGTTGTTTCAAGGTTAATATATTGGAAGAAGATATAGCGCAGATGAAATCCTTGATAACTCTTGTTGCTGAAAATACAGCTGTGAAAACAAGTGTCTTGTAA